A genomic stretch from Terriglobus sp. RCC_193 includes:
- a CDS encoding PadR family transcriptional regulator, with translation MAGDHLDLPQGTLDLLILRTLALSPQHGWAISERVQQLSSDALRIQQGSLYPALHRLERRGLIKAKWQITENNRRAKYYDLSKKGREQLEVEKEAWAKLTAAVAQVLEAM, from the coding sequence ATGGCTGGCGATCACCTGGACCTACCGCAGGGCACACTCGATCTTCTGATCCTGCGCACGCTCGCATTAAGCCCGCAGCATGGATGGGCCATTTCGGAACGCGTGCAACAACTCTCCAGCGATGCCCTCCGCATCCAGCAGGGATCGCTCTATCCCGCACTCCATCGACTCGAACGGCGCGGCCTCATCAAGGCCAAATGGCAAATCACAGAGAACAATCGCCGCGCAAAGTATTACGACCTTTCCAAAAAGGGCCGCGAACAACTGGAAGTCGAAAAGGAAGCATGGGCAAAACTCACCGCCGCTGTAGCCCAGGTTCTTGAAGCCATGTAA
- a CDS encoding M20/M25/M40 family metallo-hydrolase: protein MAIDPIQLTRQLVDIESTTYFEGACGIFLHQYLQNLGYEVERQPVEQPGVNGAAGERFNLYAKMPGTQPKITFSTHFDTVPPYFPSSEDDTYVYGRGSCDAKGILASQVAGAAKLHKGGLPVGLLYVVGEERDSAGAKVANVDGKGSRFLINGEPTSNRLALATKGALRVELRASGRMAHSAYPELGESAIDKLVDVLHELSRTQLPVDPEIGESTLNVGLISGGRAPNVISDAAEAHVLIRTVDDSQPVKDIITRVVGNRCDVKFALDLSAVRMKRLPGFETMVAKYATDISSLTNWGEPLLMGPGTIHVAHTPDEKVLKSELLQAVDKYAELANELAKQL from the coding sequence ATGGCAATCGATCCTATTCAGCTGACACGACAGCTTGTCGACATTGAGTCGACTACCTATTTCGAGGGAGCGTGCGGCATCTTCCTGCACCAGTACCTGCAGAACCTTGGCTACGAAGTGGAACGCCAACCGGTGGAACAACCGGGCGTCAACGGCGCCGCAGGCGAACGCTTCAACCTGTACGCGAAGATGCCTGGCACACAGCCGAAGATCACCTTCTCCACACACTTCGACACCGTCCCGCCATACTTCCCATCCTCTGAGGACGACACCTACGTCTACGGCCGCGGCTCGTGCGACGCCAAAGGCATCCTCGCCTCGCAGGTTGCAGGCGCGGCGAAGCTGCACAAAGGCGGTTTGCCGGTAGGCCTGCTCTACGTCGTAGGCGAAGAGCGTGACTCCGCCGGCGCCAAGGTGGCGAACGTCGATGGCAAGGGATCGCGCTTCCTCATCAACGGCGAACCCACATCCAACCGTCTCGCACTCGCCACCAAGGGCGCACTGCGCGTGGAACTGCGGGCCAGCGGCAGGATGGCCCACTCCGCATACCCGGAGCTGGGAGAATCCGCCATCGACAAGCTGGTGGATGTCCTCCACGAACTCTCCCGCACCCAACTACCAGTGGACCCGGAGATTGGCGAGTCCACCCTGAACGTAGGCCTCATCAGCGGGGGCCGTGCCCCCAACGTCATCTCCGATGCCGCCGAAGCCCACGTGCTCATCCGCACGGTTGACGATTCGCAGCCTGTGAAGGACATCATCACCCGCGTCGTCGGCAACCGCTGCGACGTGAAGTTCGCCCTGGATCTGTCCGCGGTACGCATGAAGCGCCTACCCGGCTTCGAGACCATGGTCGCGAAGTACGCCACGGACATCTCCTCCCTGACCAACTGGGGCGAGCCGCTCCTGATGGGTCCCGGCACCATCCACGTGGCCCACACCCCCGACGAAAAAGTTCTGAAGTCCGAACTCCTGCAAGCAGTAGACAAGTACGCAGAACTGGCAAACGAACTCGCAAAGCAGCTCTAA
- a CDS encoding alpha/beta fold hydrolase, with protein sequence MRRGITTALLAVAALIAVACAYLYWNPFWLVNQSMNLYLRGKGIQHEYVMVDGYRIHYLEAKPAGNGPEKPVLLVHGLGARASDWAKMIPALAAGGYHVYALDLLGYGDSPKPDDGDFSLNAEERITADFLRALKLERVDLGGWSMGGWVAMKMALDHPEMVRRLMVYDSAGLYFVLNFPPSLFSPHDRASFDALMDKIEPNRWRTRVPAVMIPGMVRRFQENQFIVQRSFGSMLHGRELLDFRLGGLKMPMLIVWGTEDRLIPLEVGLRLHDLVPQSVFLGVRKCGHLTAVECAPPVVEETLRFLNADPPPSRSASYVDAPE encoded by the coding sequence GTGAGGCGCGGCATTACAACGGCGCTTCTTGCAGTTGCGGCGTTGATCGCAGTGGCGTGCGCCTATCTGTACTGGAATCCTTTCTGGCTGGTCAACCAGTCGATGAACCTTTACCTGCGCGGCAAAGGGATTCAGCATGAATACGTGATGGTGGATGGCTACCGGATCCATTACCTGGAGGCCAAGCCTGCGGGAAACGGGCCGGAGAAGCCGGTGCTGCTGGTGCATGGGTTGGGGGCGCGCGCTTCGGACTGGGCGAAGATGATTCCTGCGCTGGCAGCGGGCGGATATCACGTATATGCGCTGGATCTGCTGGGCTACGGTGACTCTCCCAAGCCTGACGATGGCGACTTCTCACTGAATGCGGAAGAACGTATTACGGCGGACTTTCTACGGGCTCTGAAGTTGGAACGAGTCGACCTGGGCGGATGGTCCATGGGCGGATGGGTGGCCATGAAGATGGCGCTGGATCATCCGGAGATGGTACGGCGGCTGATGGTGTATGACTCGGCCGGGCTGTACTTCGTTCTGAATTTTCCGCCTTCGCTGTTTTCGCCGCATGACCGCGCCAGCTTTGATGCCCTGATGGACAAGATTGAGCCGAACCGGTGGCGGACGCGTGTCCCCGCTGTGATGATTCCAGGGATGGTCCGGCGTTTTCAGGAAAACCAGTTCATCGTGCAGCGGTCGTTTGGCAGCATGTTGCATGGCCGGGAGTTGCTGGACTTCCGCCTGGGTGGTTTGAAGATGCCGATGCTGATTGTGTGGGGTACGGAGGATCGCCTGATCCCGCTGGAAGTGGGGCTGCGGCTGCATGACCTGGTGCCGCAGTCAGTGTTCCTGGGCGTGAGGAAATGCGGTCATCTGACGGCAGTGGAGTGTGCACCGCCGGTGGTTGAGGAAACATTGCGTTTCCTCAACGCAGACCCGCCACCATCACGTTCTGCCAGTTACGTAGACGCCCCGGAGTAG
- a CDS encoding ATP-binding protein, producing MGKALQTRVTAVVLALVTLLVCALGIANFLQESSYDAPTDGVWWLESDGGLHAERVPLTSPAHRAGVREGDLMVAADGRKTLTVAPLEREMHRVGTYSRVTYSLVRGNVPLDVPVILEPTDHSRNQGLRLIAMAYLAIGMYVLLRRWTAPKAMHFYVFCLVSGVLYSFRYTGAFDTLDWICYWGALLAGTLQPAVFLHFAVSFGESAISLRRKALVVLLYLPGALIFGLQVVAIELWSATERLKHRLDQIGVGYLALYYVIAATVFFFRYRAADKPLERQQLKWLTRGTLLSVVPFTLLYAIPYLADTDVPLGLARAAGFTLIFLPLTFAWAIVRYRLMDTDLIFKRGVTYTLATAALVGVYFGVVAVTGELVHTRLPNLRVWGLMAGIIATALIFEPIKAAIQARVDRLFDRKRYDYRETLIEFSRGLSSQTDLTTLSRSVVERLSQTLLVSRVSVFVAADDGTGRTFTLAASHGLPENVLADLPEELSRNSFLNFGLLSQDHIFFENPQMLPHLEPAEQRVASLLDLNYYLPCRVFGRNGHSTRPIAIIGLGRTQEGDFLSSEDMELLASLAGYIGIAIQNAQLFNRLEKQINEFERLKEFNENIVESIKVGIFTLDLQNCVESWNTEMEVLYALSRAEVIGRHVSEIFSPQFLETFLAAANEPGTHHLSKVKLDLQTGESRTANISIAPLLTRDFISVGSIVMMEDITDRTRLEGQLTQAEKLSSIGLLAAGVAHEVNTPLAVISSYAQMLQKHTRDDQRLAPVLEKITQQTFRASEIVNNLLNFSRTSSTVFASLDVNAVVRETLTLIDHQLRTAKVNVDIDLQLPLAKIYGSHGKLQQVILNLLLNAKDAMNEGGGGTIRIASFDDGRNVTLRIADTGNGIAPEHLHRIYDPFFTTKNAPRQGQHKGTGLGLSVSYGIVQEHQGRIHVESKVGTGTTFTLEFPVERIGGADESAAPDATSPDTTQDTRTVNA from the coding sequence ATGGGCAAGGCGCTACAAACCCGCGTGACCGCCGTAGTGTTGGCGCTCGTGACGCTGCTGGTCTGTGCCCTTGGCATCGCCAACTTCCTACAGGAAAGCTCTTACGACGCGCCCACCGATGGCGTGTGGTGGCTGGAGTCCGATGGCGGCCTGCACGCCGAACGTGTTCCGCTCACCTCCCCCGCGCATCGTGCCGGTGTCCGTGAAGGCGATCTTATGGTCGCCGCCGATGGACGTAAAACCCTTACCGTCGCACCACTGGAACGCGAGATGCACCGCGTCGGAACGTACAGCCGCGTCACGTACTCCCTCGTACGCGGTAACGTGCCGCTCGACGTTCCGGTCATTCTGGAGCCCACAGACCACAGCCGCAACCAGGGGCTGCGACTGATCGCCATGGCCTACCTGGCCATCGGCATGTACGTACTGCTACGACGCTGGACCGCCCCCAAGGCGATGCACTTCTACGTCTTCTGCCTGGTGAGCGGTGTCTTGTACAGCTTCCGCTACACAGGCGCCTTCGACACGCTGGACTGGATCTGCTACTGGGGCGCGCTGCTGGCTGGCACTTTGCAGCCTGCGGTGTTCCTGCACTTTGCCGTGTCGTTCGGTGAAAGCGCGATTTCGTTACGGCGCAAGGCACTGGTCGTTCTCCTGTACCTTCCCGGTGCATTGATCTTCGGCCTGCAGGTGGTTGCCATTGAACTGTGGTCTGCGACCGAACGCCTGAAGCATCGGCTGGATCAGATTGGCGTGGGTTATCTGGCGCTGTACTATGTGATCGCGGCGACCGTCTTCTTCTTCCGTTATCGCGCCGCGGACAAGCCGCTGGAGCGCCAGCAGCTGAAGTGGCTGACGCGCGGCACACTATTGTCCGTGGTGCCGTTCACGCTGCTGTATGCCATTCCGTATCTTGCCGATACCGATGTCCCGCTGGGGCTGGCACGCGCCGCGGGCTTCACGCTGATCTTCCTGCCGCTGACCTTCGCGTGGGCGATTGTCCGTTATCGCCTGATGGACACGGACCTGATCTTTAAGCGTGGTGTGACATACACCCTGGCAACAGCCGCACTGGTCGGTGTCTACTTCGGCGTCGTTGCCGTTACGGGCGAACTGGTGCATACACGGCTGCCAAACCTGCGCGTATGGGGATTGATGGCAGGCATCATCGCAACTGCGCTCATCTTCGAACCCATCAAGGCAGCGATTCAGGCACGCGTGGATCGCCTCTTTGATCGTAAGCGCTATGACTATCGCGAGACGTTGATTGAGTTCAGCCGCGGACTCTCGTCACAGACTGACCTTACGACCTTGTCACGATCCGTCGTCGAACGCCTGTCGCAGACGTTGCTCGTATCGCGAGTATCTGTCTTTGTTGCTGCCGACGACGGAACTGGCCGCACCTTCACTCTCGCGGCTTCGCACGGGCTTCCGGAGAACGTTTTGGCAGACCTTCCCGAAGAGTTGTCCCGCAATTCCTTCCTCAACTTCGGTCTGTTGTCGCAGGACCACATCTTCTTTGAGAACCCGCAGATGTTGCCACATCTGGAGCCTGCGGAACAGCGTGTGGCTTCCCTGCTGGATCTGAATTACTACCTTCCCTGCCGCGTCTTCGGCCGCAATGGACATTCCACGCGGCCCATCGCGATCATCGGTCTCGGACGCACACAGGAAGGCGACTTCCTTTCGTCGGAAGATATGGAATTGCTCGCATCGCTGGCGGGTTACATCGGTATTGCTATCCAGAATGCGCAGCTCTTCAATCGCCTCGAAAAGCAGATCAACGAGTTCGAGCGTCTGAAGGAGTTCAATGAGAACATCGTGGAATCCATCAAGGTGGGTATCTTCACGCTTGACCTGCAGAACTGCGTGGAGAGCTGGAACACCGAGATGGAGGTGCTGTACGCACTGTCACGCGCAGAGGTCATCGGGAGACATGTCTCGGAGATCTTCTCACCACAGTTCCTGGAGACATTCCTCGCTGCAGCGAATGAGCCTGGCACACATCACTTGTCCAAGGTGAAGCTGGACCTGCAGACCGGTGAAAGCCGCACGGCGAATATCTCCATTGCGCCGCTGCTGACACGTGACTTCATCTCGGTTGGCTCCATCGTGATGATGGAAGACATCACCGATCGCACGCGCCTTGAAGGCCAGTTGACGCAGGCGGAGAAGCTGTCTTCTATCGGTCTGCTGGCAGCAGGCGTGGCCCATGAGGTCAACACACCGCTGGCCGTCATCTCTTCCTATGCGCAGATGCTACAGAAGCACACGCGCGACGACCAGCGCCTGGCGCCGGTGCTGGAGAAGATCACGCAACAGACTTTCCGCGCCAGCGAGATCGTCAACAACCTGCTGAACTTCTCTCGTACCAGTTCCACAGTGTTCGCATCGCTGGATGTGAACGCCGTTGTACGCGAGACTCTCACGCTGATCGATCACCAGTTACGCACGGCAAAGGTCAACGTGGACATTGACCTACAGCTTCCGCTGGCGAAGATCTATGGCAGCCACGGCAAATTGCAGCAAGTCATTCTGAACCTGTTGTTGAATGCGAAGGATGCCATGAATGAGGGTGGCGGCGGCACCATCCGCATTGCCAGCTTCGACGATGGCCGCAACGTTACGCTGCGCATTGCGGACACCGGCAATGGCATTGCCCCGGAGCATCTGCACCGCATCTACGATCCGTTCTTCACCACCAAGAATGCGCCGCGGCAGGGCCAGCACAAGGGCACCGGACTGGGGCTATCTGTCTCGTACGGCATTGTGCAGGAGCACCAGGGGCGCATCCACGTGGAGAGCAAGGTTGGCACAGGGACCACGTTTACACTGGAGTTCCCAGTGGAACGTATTGGTGGCGCGGATGAGTCCGCTGCACCGGATGCGACATCCCCGGACACTACACAAGATACAAGGACAGTGAATGCCTGA
- a CDS encoding ADOP family duplicated permease, with amino-acid sequence MFSDLLFRLRALFRRNAVERELDEELRFHFDQQVEKHVRSGLSQREAIRRTRLEFGGMSQVKENCRESRGTNLLETIGADILFAFRQLRRTPAFTITALLTLALGIGANAAIFTLVHAVLQKNLPVANPASLVRLGDTNDCCVGMGINDSLSYFSTDAYEQIKKNTPEFEELAAMQAGFAYRPIVVRREGTQDPPHSSSGEFVSGNYFRTFGLQPHAGRFFTDADNQPGAPATAVIGYETWQTRFSGDPSIIGSTFRVNTRPVTIIGIAPRNFFGDRLISNPPDYYLPIESMPALANAPYVHDPQQNWLYIIGRVKPGTDLAQLQQKISAVLRNELVAVGRLSPDHDKIKLAKTHVTLTPGGAGIRVMQQQYGDHLRLLMGTAGLVLLIACANIANLLLVRGIARSTEMSVRTALGAMRTRIIRQLLTESVLLAVLGGLAGLVIAYAGTRMLLALAFPDATNIPVHATPSLAVIGFACGLSLITGVFFGLAPAWNASRTQPADALRSSSRTTASRASLLQKGLVVFQIALSLVLLIAACLFLQSLNKLQGSDLKLNATNRYIIHINPQAAGYTQTHLDALYHTIEDRFHALPGVTKVGIASYTPMEDNNNGWGTQVHAHPDTSAIASVIHANGDYFDSVGTHVLMGRGINERDTPTAPRVAVVNQTFVRKMFNPGENPIGQRFGFPGPEGNIAWEIVGVVEDTVYQSVRFKDHLMFFVPTMQRPEGVKYPIEKDDSLYAGAIVLATDHPVDGVESIAQHTLSSINPDLTVVRFDTFSQQIAANFTEERLISRLTMLFGALALLLAAIGSYGVTAYSVVRRNQEIGVRMALGANRSTVMLMILRGATIQTALGMLIGIPVALLCVRFVQSQLYEIAALDAVIITSSVVVLALAAAIAAIIPARRASSINPMDALRME; translated from the coding sequence ATGTTCAGCGATCTGCTCTTTCGTCTACGAGCTTTGTTCCGCAGAAACGCCGTCGAACGCGAACTCGATGAAGAACTACGCTTTCACTTCGATCAGCAGGTAGAAAAACACGTGCGCTCCGGTTTGTCCCAGCGCGAAGCCATCCGCAGAACACGACTCGAATTCGGTGGCATGAGTCAGGTGAAAGAAAACTGCCGCGAATCCCGAGGCACCAATCTGCTCGAAACCATCGGCGCCGATATTCTCTTTGCGTTTCGCCAGCTACGCCGCACACCTGCCTTCACCATTACCGCGCTATTAACACTCGCGCTTGGTATAGGTGCCAACGCGGCCATCTTCACGCTCGTGCACGCCGTCCTGCAAAAGAATCTTCCTGTTGCAAACCCCGCATCGCTCGTGCGCCTGGGAGACACCAACGATTGTTGCGTAGGCATGGGTATCAATGATTCTCTGTCGTACTTCTCCACGGATGCATATGAGCAGATAAAGAAGAACACCCCCGAGTTTGAAGAACTCGCCGCCATGCAGGCAGGATTCGCGTATCGCCCCATTGTTGTGCGGCGAGAAGGAACCCAGGATCCACCGCACTCGTCCTCAGGTGAATTCGTCTCCGGCAATTACTTCCGCACCTTTGGTCTGCAACCCCATGCAGGTCGCTTTTTCACGGACGCGGACAATCAACCGGGAGCACCCGCCACCGCGGTCATCGGCTACGAAACATGGCAGACCCGCTTCTCCGGCGATCCGTCCATCATCGGCAGTACATTCCGCGTCAACACGCGTCCCGTCACCATCATCGGCATCGCACCGCGCAACTTCTTTGGCGACCGCCTCATCAGCAATCCACCTGACTACTACTTGCCCATCGAATCGATGCCTGCGCTGGCCAACGCGCCCTACGTGCACGATCCGCAGCAGAACTGGCTCTACATCATCGGTCGCGTAAAGCCCGGCACGGACCTTGCCCAGCTACAACAAAAAATTTCTGCGGTGCTTCGTAATGAACTTGTCGCCGTTGGTCGCCTTTCCCCTGACCACGACAAAATCAAACTCGCCAAAACCCACGTCACACTCACGCCCGGCGGCGCAGGCATCCGCGTCATGCAGCAACAGTACGGCGATCACCTCCGCCTGCTCATGGGTACCGCGGGTCTGGTGCTTCTCATCGCCTGTGCCAACATTGCCAATCTGCTGCTGGTGCGTGGCATCGCCCGCTCAACGGAAATGTCTGTGCGCACTGCCCTCGGCGCCATGCGCACACGCATCATCCGCCAACTCTTAACGGAAAGCGTTCTTCTCGCCGTCCTTGGAGGCCTCGCAGGCCTGGTGATCGCGTACGCAGGAACCCGTATGTTGCTGGCGTTGGCATTCCCTGACGCCACGAACATTCCGGTACACGCCACGCCTTCGCTTGCGGTGATTGGTTTTGCCTGCGGGTTGTCACTCATCACCGGAGTTTTCTTTGGCCTTGCACCCGCATGGAACGCCTCGCGAACACAACCGGCAGACGCACTCCGCAGCAGTTCCCGCACCACAGCTTCCCGTGCATCACTCCTGCAGAAGGGATTGGTCGTCTTTCAGATCGCGCTCTCTCTGGTGCTGCTGATTGCTGCGTGCCTCTTCCTTCAGAGCCTCAACAAGCTGCAGGGCTCTGACCTGAAACTGAACGCAACCAACCGCTACATCATTCACATCAACCCTCAGGCTGCGGGCTACACGCAAACCCACCTCGATGCGCTGTATCACACCATCGAAGACCGCTTCCATGCACTGCCCGGCGTTACGAAGGTCGGCATCGCCTCCTACACGCCTATGGAAGACAACAACAACGGCTGGGGCACGCAGGTTCACGCGCATCCGGATACATCCGCCATCGCCTCTGTCATCCACGCCAACGGCGACTATTTCGATTCCGTGGGAACGCATGTCCTCATGGGCCGCGGCATCAATGAGCGTGATACGCCCACCGCGCCCCGCGTTGCCGTCGTCAATCAGACCTTCGTTCGAAAGATGTTCAACCCCGGCGAAAACCCCATCGGTCAGCGCTTTGGTTTCCCAGGGCCTGAAGGCAACATCGCGTGGGAGATTGTCGGTGTCGTTGAGGATACTGTGTACCAGAGTGTGCGCTTCAAAGACCACCTCATGTTTTTCGTTCCCACCATGCAGCGCCCCGAAGGGGTGAAGTACCCCATCGAAAAAGACGATAGCTTATACGCAGGCGCCATCGTCCTCGCCACGGATCACCCTGTCGACGGAGTGGAATCCATCGCGCAACACACGCTGTCATCCATCAACCCCGATCTCACGGTTGTCCGGTTCGATACGTTCAGCCAACAGATCGCTGCAAATTTCACTGAAGAACGCCTGATCTCACGCCTCACCATGCTCTTTGGTGCGCTCGCTCTCTTGCTCGCAGCCATTGGTTCCTACGGCGTCACTGCGTATTCGGTTGTCCGGCGAAACCAGGAGATCGGCGTCCGCATGGCCCTTGGCGCAAACCGATCCACCGTCATGCTTATGATCCTGCGTGGCGCAACCATACAAACCGCGCTAGGCATGCTCATCGGTATCCCGGTCGCATTGCTCTGCGTGCGTTTCGTTCAATCGCAGCTTTATGAGATTGCAGCCCTTGACGCGGTCATCATCACAAGTTCGGTCGTCGTCCTCGCCCTCGCCGCAGCCATCGCAGCTATTATCCCTGCACGACGAGCCTCATCCATCAACCCCATGGACGCCTTGCGGATGGAGTGA
- a CDS encoding heme-copper oxidase subunit III has translation MPTILHPDEVVEKLPPRRPDEADIGGGRLPPIEPKHTGGGGDGDNWSNNPVGHRGPRERLQTYRFAVFSFLAGDLIFFMTLVSAFFVTKHAAHIDAYNHYVRIWIPITIPSILWLNTAVLLISSVTIEFARRSVFHEIDVMEEWLGLGSPTRRKALPWLIATTLLGAAFVWGQIVAWRQLAVQHIFYSGNPSSRFFYLITGVHGIHLILGILMLVTAIVGLRSLKSIQSRQIMVDSTSWYWHAMGILWIFLFALLLWGQ, from the coding sequence ATGCCTACTATCCTCCATCCCGATGAGGTCGTCGAAAAGCTCCCACCCCGGCGCCCGGACGAAGCAGACATCGGTGGCGGACGCCTCCCACCCATTGAACCCAAACACACCGGCGGTGGCGGTGACGGCGACAATTGGAGCAACAATCCCGTAGGCCATCGGGGTCCACGCGAAAGACTCCAAACCTACCGCTTCGCTGTCTTCTCTTTCCTTGCAGGCGACCTGATCTTTTTCATGACGCTCGTCAGCGCCTTCTTCGTCACCAAGCACGCCGCGCACATCGACGCCTATAACCACTACGTCAGGATATGGATTCCCATCACCATCCCGTCCATCCTCTGGCTCAACACCGCAGTCCTGCTCATCTCATCGGTCACTATCGAGTTCGCGCGCCGCTCGGTCTTCCATGAGATTGACGTGATGGAAGAATGGCTCGGCCTCGGCAGCCCCACACGCCGCAAAGCGCTCCCGTGGCTCATCGCCACCACGCTACTGGGCGCGGCCTTTGTCTGGGGCCAGATCGTCGCATGGCGTCAGCTCGCCGTGCAGCACATCTTCTACTCCGGTAATCCATCTTCGCGCTTCTTCTATCTCATCACCGGCGTCCACGGCATCCATCTGATCCTCGGCATCCTGATGCTTGTCACCGCCATCGTCGGTCTGCGCTCCCTGAAGAGCATCCAATCCCGCCAGATCATGGTCGACAGCACCTCCTGGTACTGGCACGCGATGGGCATCCTCTGGATCTTCCTCTTCGCCCTCCTCCTCTGGGGCCAATAA
- a CDS encoding nitroreductase family protein, with protein MSETLKSLPDAIRERRSTPSFDGSPIPAEDIRTILEAGIAAPSGYNVQPWRFVVVQSPEQKKKLRAACYNQAKVEEASVVIACCGDVDSWRRDADDIVRMGLEGGMSEGYAAQLKSYVESYLLSLNADQMHGWLNKQVTYAAAYMQLTAEVMGYDTAAMEGFEQNEVKEALRLPLSYWVVSLLAIGRLKGPDKYDGGRFDLNHVAFAEEFGKPLR; from the coding sequence GTGAGTGAGACTTTGAAATCTCTTCCGGATGCCATCCGCGAACGTCGCAGTACGCCCTCGTTCGATGGCAGCCCGATTCCGGCAGAAGATATCCGTACGATTTTGGAGGCGGGGATTGCCGCGCCTTCTGGGTATAACGTGCAGCCGTGGCGCTTTGTCGTGGTGCAGTCGCCTGAGCAGAAGAAGAAGCTGCGCGCCGCCTGTTACAACCAGGCCAAGGTGGAAGAGGCATCTGTGGTGATTGCCTGCTGTGGCGACGTGGATAGCTGGCGACGCGATGCAGACGACATTGTGCGCATGGGGCTGGAAGGCGGCATGAGCGAAGGCTATGCTGCGCAGTTGAAGAGCTACGTCGAAAGCTATCTGCTGAGCCTGAATGCCGACCAGATGCATGGCTGGCTCAACAAGCAGGTGACGTATGCTGCCGCTTACATGCAGTTGACTGCCGAAGTGATGGGCTATGACACCGCTGCGATGGAAGGTTTTGAGCAGAACGAAGTGAAGGAAGCTCTGCGCCTGCCGTTGAGCTACTGGGTGGTGTCGCTGCTGGCAATTGGAAGATTGAAGGGGCCGGATAAATACGATGGCGGCCGCTTCGATCTGAATCACGTGGCCTTTGCGGAAGAGTTCGGGAAGCCGCTGCGGTGA
- a CDS encoding alpha/beta hydrolase: MPKDTRRSKSIRASYHGVMAATIQTVETLRGPAGRLEALLDVGAADAAYSAVVCHPHPPSGGTMHTKVVYHAAKAFSHFGVPVLRFNFRGTGLSEGAHDNGPGEIADVKAALDWLQQEFGLPILLAGFSFGANIGFRAACGDERVKGLVGLGMPLSAGGRSYSYEFLSYCNQPKLLLTGAQDPFAPRIVMESFFDEAAGDTEMQWIEGAEHFFAGVPGSPQTKLEPMRLTMQDWLGRKFFGQ; the protein is encoded by the coding sequence ATGCCTAAGGATACCCGACGGTCAAAGAGCATCCGCGCCAGTTATCATGGCGTGATGGCCGCAACGATACAGACTGTTGAGACTCTACGCGGACCCGCGGGACGACTGGAGGCGCTGCTGGATGTGGGCGCTGCCGATGCTGCTTACAGTGCGGTTGTGTGTCATCCGCATCCTCCTTCGGGTGGAACGATGCATACGAAGGTGGTCTATCACGCGGCTAAAGCGTTCTCACACTTTGGTGTTCCGGTGCTGCGGTTCAACTTCCGTGGGACAGGGTTGAGTGAAGGTGCGCATGACAACGGACCGGGCGAGATTGCGGACGTGAAAGCGGCTCTCGACTGGCTGCAACAGGAGTTTGGTTTGCCGATTCTGCTGGCCGGGTTTTCATTTGGCGCAAACATCGGGTTTCGGGCGGCTTGCGGGGATGAGCGGGTGAAGGGGCTGGTGGGGCTTGGGATGCCGCTGTCGGCGGGTGGCCGGAGTTACTCGTATGAGTTCCTGTCGTACTGCAATCAGCCGAAGCTGCTGCTGACCGGGGCGCAGGATCCGTTTGCACCGCGCATCGTGATGGAGAGCTTCTTCGATGAGGCTGCGGGCGATACAGAGATGCAGTGGATTGAGGGCGCGGAGCACTTCTTTGCTGGTGTTCCTGGATCGCCGCAGACGAAGCTGGAGCCGATGCGCCTGACTATGCAGGATTGGCTTGGTCGGAAGTTTTTCGGTCAGTAG
- the pdxT gene encoding pyridoxal 5'-phosphate synthase glutaminase subunit PdxT: MADSSTASFQPTIGVLALQGAFDAHARMLQQCGAKTVFIRKPEQLAGIDGLVIPGGESTTFLKALERGGFFDALQEFVQTKPTFGTCAGVILIAKRVTHPEQKSLGALDVTVERNAYGRQNDSRILEAETTLPGGPFEMVYIRAPRITQTGPGVETLAERDGSPTLVRQGHLLAATFHPELSQDKRVHQLFLDSVRAAHKG, encoded by the coding sequence ATGGCCGACAGTTCTACCGCCAGCTTCCAACCAACCATCGGCGTGCTCGCGCTCCAGGGAGCGTTTGATGCGCACGCCCGCATGCTCCAGCAGTGTGGCGCAAAGACCGTCTTCATCCGCAAGCCCGAACAACTGGCAGGCATCGACGGCCTCGTCATCCCCGGCGGCGAGTCCACCACCTTCCTCAAGGCGCTCGAACGTGGTGGCTTTTTTGACGCGCTCCAGGAATTCGTCCAGACCAAACCCACCTTCGGCACCTGCGCCGGCGTCATCCTCATCGCAAAACGAGTCACCCATCCCGAACAGAAATCCCTCGGCGCACTCGACGTCACGGTAGAACGCAACGCTTACGGTCGTCAGAACGATTCCCGCATCCTCGAAGCGGAAACCACCCTGCCCGGTGGCCCGTTTGAGATGGTCTACATCCGTGCCCCCCGCATCACCCAGACCGGCCCCGGAGTGGAAACGCTCGCTGAACGCGATGGCTCCCCGACACTTGTCCGTCAGGGCCATCTCCTCGCGGCAACGTTCCATCCTGAACTCTCGCAAGACAAGCGCGTCCACCAGCTATTCCTCGACTCCGTCCGCGCCGCTCACAAGGGATAA